The following proteins are co-located in the Pan troglodytes isolate AG18354 chromosome 5, NHGRI_mPanTro3-v2.0_pri, whole genome shotgun sequence genome:
- the LOC100609188 gene encoding LOW QUALITY PROTEIN: olfactory receptor 2B2 (The sequence of the model RefSeq protein was modified relative to this genomic sequence to represent the inferred CDS: inserted 2 bases in 1 codon) → MNWVNKSVPQEFILLGFSDQPRLEIPPFVMFLFSYILTIFGNLTIILXCHVDFKLHTPVYFFLSNLSLLDLCYTTSTVPQMLVNICNTRKVISYGGCVAQLFIFLALGSTECLLLAVMCFDTFVAICWPLHYSIIMHQRLCFQLAAASWISGFSNSVLQSTWTLKMPLCGHKEVDHFFCEVPALLKLSCVDTTANEAELFFISVLFLLIPVTLILISYAFIVQAVLRIQSAEGQRKAFGTCGSHLIVVSLFYGTAISMYLQPPSPSSKDRGKMVSLFCGIIAPMLNPLIYTLRNKEVKEAFKRLVARVFLIKK, encoded by the exons ATGAATTGGGTAAATAAGAGTGTCCCACAGGAGTTCATTCTGTTAGGTTTCTCAGATCAACCACGGCTAGAGATTCCACCCTTTGTGATGTTTCTGTTTTCCTATATCTTGACAATCTTTGGCAATCTGACAATAATTCT GTGTCACGTGGATTTCAAACTCCACACCCCTGTGTACTTTTTTCTTAGCAATCTCTCACTCCTGGACCTTTGCTATACCACAAGTACAGTTCCACAAATGCTGGTAAACATATGCAACACCAGGAAAGTAATCAGTTATGGTGGCTGTGTGGCCCAGCTTTTCATTTTCCTGGCCTTGGGTTCCACAGAATGTCTTCTCCTGGCCGTCATGTGCTTTGATACGTTTGTAGCTATTTGTTGGCCTCTCCATTACTCAATTATCATGCACCAGAGGCTCTGCTTCCAGTTGGCAGCTGCATCCTGGATTAGTGGCTTTAGCAATTCAGTATTACAGTCCACCTGGACACTTAAGATGCCACTGTGTGGTCACAAAGAAGTGGATCACTTCTTCTGTGAAGTCCCTGCTCTGCTCAAGTTGTCCTGTGTTGACACAACAGCAAATGAGGCTGAACTATTCTTCATCAGTGTGCTATTCCTTCTAATACCCGTGACACTCATCCTTATATCGTATGCTTTTATTGTCCAAGCAGTGTTGAGAATCCAGTCTGCTGAAGGTCAACGAAAGGCATTTGGGACATGTGGCTCCCATCTAATTGTGGTGTCACTTTTTTATGGTACAGCTATCTCCATGTACCTGCAACCACCTTCACCCAGCTCCAAAGACCGGGGAAAGATGGTTTCTCTCTTCTGTGGAATCATTGCACCCATGCTGAATCCCCTTATATATACACTTAGGAACAAAGAGGTAAAGGAAGCCTTTAAGAGGTTGGTTGCAAGAGTCTTCTTAatcaagaaataa